TCCACAAAGGGTTTTTCCATATAATCACTCGCGCCAAGTTTCATTGCATCAACAGCGGTCTTGACGGTGCTGTATCCGGTCATGATCAGTACCTTGCAACGCGGCTGCAGCTGTTTTAGATGCTGCAGGAGGGAAAGTCCATCACAATCCGGAAGTTTCAGGTCTATCATTGCGACATCAAAACGCTGCTGATTCCAATCTATTTCATGAAAATCCTTTCCACTATTCACAACTTGTACGAGATAACCTTTCATCGTAAAAAGGCGGGAAAGAAAAGTCCCAACCTCTTTCTCATCGTCTACCACAAGTAAATGGACCACATTATCATCCCCTTTCCTGTTCTGCTTGTAAGGGAAGCCTCAGGAAAAAAGTGCTTCCTTGTCCTGGTGTGCTCAAAACGTCGATATAACCACCATGGTCTTTGGCGATGCCAAGGCTTACAGACAGCCCCAAACCGGTACCTTTTTCACGGTCTTTAGTCGTATGGAAGGGATGGAATATGAAGGGCAGGCGTTCTTTTTCAATCCCGGTTCCGTTATCAGTCACCCGAACCACCATGAACTTGTTATCTGTATAGGTAGTGATCGCAATCGATTTTTCCGTTTGGGTGGACTCATCCAATGCGTCCTTGGCATTCAATAGCAAGTTGATGATGATCTGTTCTATCTGCGGCTGGCTGCCCTTTATGTAAGGAAGGTCTTCCTGAAGGGTAAGATGGAGGGATATCTGCTTCTTCCCAAGTTGGAACTTCAAAAGGTTCAAAACCTGGTTAATGGCTTCGTTAATAGAGTAATAGTGGAATCTATACTCATCTTGCCTTGAAAAGGTAAGCAGGCTTTTCACTATTTGCCTGCATCGATCTCCGCAAACCTTAATATCGTTTAACAGCATATGATCCAGATTATCCTGTGGGGTTTTACGTAATAAAAGTTGCGAGTTACCAAGAATGGCCGTTAATGGGCTATTCAATTCATGGGCAATCCCAGCTGCCATTTCACCGATCGCCCCAAGTTTACCGGCGTGTAATAGCTGGACTTCCATCTGTCTTCTTTCGGTGACATTTTTATAATAAGCAATGACCCCATATACTTGATGTTCCTTATTCTGAATCGGGTAGGCATGCATTTCCAGGATGGTATCATGCTGAAGGAGAATTTCCTGAAACCCTGGCTTATTACATGAAAAGGTATCTTGAATCAGATTTTGGGATTTTTCAATTAAAGGAATCTGGTCAGAAAAGTCCCTGGCTGAATCATTGGATTGATAGACCGCTCCTTTTTGAT
This sequence is a window from Brevibacillus sp. JNUCC-41. Protein-coding genes within it:
- a CDS encoding GAF domain-containing sensor histidine kinase; translation: MNKIELIDLMTGVKSSKKTYYTELKKTVDQLKKKNLQLEIMNDITKNMNMDIDIQEILRNVITKLKQLITFDDSHFVILYEEEPALLHICPNGHCELEMDAKNLLHPFQDFSSALKEKLPIVVEVKQLPDFREKERLLSLEIESLLLVPLYGKSKKIGIWTFGRKKKKTWHKDELEFLEQLSNQLALTLENAQLYKEVLHSKQEWEDTFKAVEDMIIVFDQKGAVYQSNDSARDFSDQIPLIEKSQNLIQDTFSCNKPGFQEILLQHDTILEMHAYPIQNKEHQVYGVIAYYKNVTERRQMEVQLLHAGKLGAIGEMAAGIAHELNSPLTAILGNSQLLLRKTPQDNLDHMLLNDIKVCGDRCRQIVKSLLTFSRQDEYRFHYYSINEAINQVLNLLKFQLGKKQISLHLTLQEDLPYIKGSQPQIEQIIINLLLNAKDALDESTQTEKSIAITTYTDNKFMVVRVTDNGTGIEKERLPFIFHPFHTTKDREKGTGLGLSVSLGIAKDHGGYIDVLSTPGQGSTFFLRLPLQAEQERG